One window of the Zea mays cultivar B73 chromosome 3, Zm-B73-REFERENCE-NAM-5.0, whole genome shotgun sequence genome contains the following:
- the LOC103650700 gene encoding protein MITOFERRINLIKE 1, chloroplastic, whose translation MPPPNSAPRLALPAMARSQTQTQSQGDLDFPSLISDLTSLLLHSPASAGAGGSGPVFSSSSLSIPTPKPKPNPSPTSAAPPTPLARAAIGACAGAAAGAFTYAALLPIDAVKTRLQVQAAAAPSVTSWQVFLDILRTDGPLGLYRGLSAVILGSASSSAVYFGTCELAKSLLRPHLPPFLVPPLAGASGNVSSSAIMVPKELITQRLQSGAATGRSWQVLLGILRADGFLGLYAGYAATLLRNLPAGVLSYSSFEYLKAFALRRRGGESLTPGESVLCGALAGAISAAVTTPLDVVKTRLMTRVGGAEGSRTVLGTMREVVAEEGLVGLSRGIGPRVLHSACFAALGYCAFETAKLAILQCYLERCQSKEPGAAAQPETEPGAAAAT comes from the coding sequence ATGCCGCCGCCCAACTCCGCTCCCCGCCTCGCGCTTCCCGCAATGGCCCGATCCCAGACCCAGACCCAGTCCCAGGGAGACCTCGACTTCCCGTCCCTCATCTCCGACCTCACCTCCCTGCTCCTCCACTCCCCCGCCAGCGCCGGCGCCGGTGGCTCCGGACCCGtcttctcctcctcctcccttTCCATCCCCACTCCCAAACCCAAGCCGAACCCCAGTCCCACATCAGCAGCGCCGCCGACCCCGCTGGCGCGCGCGGCCATCGGGGCCTGCGCGGGCGCGGCCGCGGGGGCCTTCACTTACGCGGCgctgctccccatcgacgccgtgAAGACGCGGCTCCAGGTGCAGGCGGCCGCCGCGCCGTCTGTGACCTCGTGGCAGGTGTTCCTGGACATCCTCCGGACCGACGGCCCCCTCGGCCTCTACCGTGGCCTCTCCGCCGTCATCCtcggctccgcctcctcctccgccgtctACTTCGGCACCTGCGAGCTCGCCAAGTCGCTGCTCCGGCCGCACCTCCCGCCGTTCCTCGTGCCCCCACTCGCGGGGGCCAGCGGCAACGTCTCGTCCTCCGCCATCATGGTGCCCAAGGAGCTGATCACGCAGCGCCTCCAGTCCGGCGCCGCCACGGGCCGGTCCTGGCAGGTGCTCCTGGGCATCCTCCGCGCCGACGGCTTCCTCGGCCTCTACGCGGGCTACGCCGCCACGCTGCTCCGCAACCTCCCCGCCGGCGTGCTCAGCTACTCCTCCTTCGAGTACCTCAAGGCGTTCGCGCTGAGGCGCCGCGGCGGAGAGAGCCTGACGCCCGGGGAGAGCGTCCTCTGCGGCGCCCTCGCGGGGGCCATCTCCGCCGCGGTCACCACCCCGCTCGACGTCGTCAAGACGCGCCTCATGACCAGGGTCGGCGGCGCCGAGGGTAGCCGCACCGTGCTCGGGACCATGAGGGAGGTCGTCGCGGAGGAGGGGCTCGTCGGCCTGTCCCGTGGCATCGGGCCCAGGGTGCTGCACAGCGCGTGCTTTGCGGCGCTAGGCTACTGTGCCTTTGAGACCGCGAAGCTTGCCATCCTGCAGTGCTACCTTGAACGCTGCCAGAGCAAGGAGCCTGGAGCAGCAGCGCAGCCAGAGACGGAGCCTGGAGCTGCCGCTGCTACTTGA